The DNA segment AACCACAGGGATGACTGAATTCCTGATAACCAGAACGCACCCAAATGTTGCAAACTGTGAAGTTAAAGaatatgttatttatttgtttctaaTATGTAGTTCTTTTTAGTTAGGGCTTACTTCGCTTGGTGCCCTTGACTACAGGGCAGCCGGCATGCAACGTACGTCTGTCGGGATCCAGAGACTTATGCAAGTTACGCCACATAACCATCGAACCCTTAACAGGTTTTGCGTAAACATTCAAGAGAGGAAACACAGTGTAACCGCCCTGCTCGACGTCAGAAGCCTACAATAgtcacaatttttaaaaagattcaTCAAAGCAGATAGCGTATAATTGATCATACAAAGAATAAATGTGTTGCTATGCGATTTCCAATCCACGGAGATTTAGCTTTATGATCCTGTTCAAATGAGTtgttaaaatgaaatcaaattaatCAAGCATTTgcgattttaaattattttttgtttacatacaaagttgtcGAAAAAGTCGTGATGTGGATCGTACTGTCCGCCGATGCCATAATTGGCCACCTGCATATCTTCAGCATTTGATAAGTCAAAACCACTTATTGCCGATACCGTACGATGGATGTATTTTAGTGTTGGACTGTGATAAGTTAGCCAAGCTTGTTGGCTGACGCGCACATCGCGAACCGTAAATTCATCTACACCGCCAACACGTGAACGCACCATATGTGCTTCGGACTGTTCAAGTATATCGACAATATGTTTATCGCTTAGCAGTCCATGGTACACGACAATTTCGGGATCTGCATGTaattcttcttttcgcaatggtGCCAATATGAATAGTGGGTGATTATGAGTATCTAATTTGCACTTGAGTTGATGACGTTCTTTTTGCTCCACTTGTTCACCTTGACACAAGCGTGAGTAGTTCGCAAACCATTCGTAACGCTGCAAATCAATCAAGCTGTCGAAAGCGGCGCGATTTTGTGATTcttttatattcataaaaagTAGCAGATCTTTAAAGGCATGTTCCGGATTTATATCTAAGATTTCATTAATGTAAATCTCCGTTTCCTTTCGTTCGCCCAACTCTAAACTGGTAAGTGCTAAATATTCTAGTGTTTCGtttaacaatttgtttgttAAAGAATCTTGATCGAATGCAGATGTTTTGTTATTGAGGTTGTCACTCCTTTCAATATCAGTTTGATTTATTATGTTGCCATTTTCGTCCCAATCGTACAGTACCACAGGAGCAAATACACCATATCGTGGTTCATAAATAAGATCTTCCATCCCATAATCTTCATCGTCGtcgtcatcgtcatcatcaTTGTCATATTCGTTGTCATATTCTGCTCTATTTCTGCTCATCTCTGCGTCAAGAGCctcttttgtttgttgtttttcatctTCTATTCCACTCACTTCATTTGCTTCTGGCTCCGTGATCTCTTCATCGTCAACATCACCGTCAAAATCACCATAAAAATCACCTGAAGTCTTAATTCTCGCAGTTTCACCTTTATAAATCAGTTTCAATACTAACTGGAGCCATTCTTTTGCCAAAGGATATTCCTTAGCTTCGAAAAGATTGCTTCCGATTTCAAAACATTCGTGTGCAGAGAGTTCCGAACTTGATAAATAAGGAGATGTCAACTTTGTAATtccataatttatattttctcttttgCTCACCCATAATATACGCCATTAATAACACCGTCAGCCAAGTCAGGCGTTTTTAAATTATACATGGTCTGTAGCCGACCCAAACCCTTGGCCGCACCGCGTAGTTCACTTATGTCAGGGAGAGGCATTGCCGAAGTCAACGACGTCAGGTTTGCCTTAAGTGCTACGTtttgaaaaacatatattgtatttataagcTAGTAtgaatttaaagtttaataaatatttgatagaGAATGCAGTCATCAACGCTACGTGGCCGTATTTAACCATTTGCGAGTGCAGGGAGAGAGTTAAAAAATACTGCGCACTCACCTTGCAGAGCTGTACTGTTCCGCACATTTCCCACTATTGCAGCCCAGTCAACTACGGttcgtttaattaatttataagcaTTTATAGGGTTACCGAGATATGCTTCTGGATCCTCCAGTGCCAATTCATGCTCCTCCTTTACCCTTTCTAAGAAACTGAAATTAACATAATTTGTACAGTGCAGTTAGTTAAGTAATACGCCTAATCTTAGTAATGACTTTGCACCAACTTGCGATAGACAGCGAAATCCTGCTCTTGAGAATCGAGAAAATTCCCATACCACTCTATTAAATCTTCCTCTGCGATAGCCAGCACTGGTATGCTGTCGATGGATGAGAAGTACTCAGCTTGACACGTGACAGTCCAAAGTGCGATAAAGAATAGAGCAAGGTGGCAGTGAATTGTTGGTCCTATTTTACCGTTAAGGTTGAGTTTTCGTTTGGTTACAATTTGAAGTTGCGCTTGCGAAGTCATTCTTCAGACTTTCTGCACTCGTCTGTTGGCGGTTTTAGTTCTTGTCACTTTCAATACTGTTCTGGAAATGAGAAGTGAAGTATTTTCACGAGTTGGGAAGTGACGATTAGGGAAGCGTAGCTCAGAGTAAGTCGTTCACACCACCGTTATGTACAGGTGTTTTAGTTTGTTTAAGAccggtgtacatatgtatgtatatatatacatatgtacatacacataataaACTTTCTTATACATTATAGCGGCAGCCATCTTATGTGTCGATATGCACTTacctaaataaaatttttatattttatttttgtgaattgcatacatatttattttaaatttatacgaAAGTTTACCTACtgcaaataaaatgtgtatacatatgagtatatatgtatatgtacatatatatttttaagaatagTTAAGCACTGTTTAGTTTATCTGTTATCTGATTGTTTAATTTGGTATGCAATCAATATTTAGActcaaatatttgatttttctgtaaataatcAGGTATATATGTGGGTGATAAAGGGTTAAACGACAGCCGTCGCACacagtaaataagaagaagcatCGACATCCACCATCCACCGACGccttgaaagaagaagaattctaCGAGCTTACAACATGAAGAGTTTGAATAAAACGACGGACGCGAAACGACGTGGCATAAAAGACGACGCGCATCAACTCTCCTCATCACGCATAATAAAATCCCACATAGATGATAagataaattaaactaaataatatttaaatcctttttatagatcaaacataataaaatcccacatatatgtatgtacatatgtttgctgtttgcaaaaatattaagactatcaactgatgatcaacactttcagaaaataaaagaaCCGCCGCTTGAGAATCGATGTCTGTGAAGGaatgcttttcgactaccagaatgtcatacgtattattactggcgatgcgtcttggatctatgctcaagacctggaaacagacgatcaatcggctgaatatcgtgacaaaggtgTCCGAAtccgaaaaaccacgtcaaagcagatcaaaaatcaacgttatgttaacagttttcttcgattatcgagtcGTGATGcacttcgaattgcttccgaccggacaaattgtcaacaagaggccggaattattgGCACAAAAATATTGGTCTTTGCACGACGATCAATCACCGtcacatactgcattgattctttgtaagtttttcaccaaattttcaaGCAATATCCTGCCGCAACTACCGTATACGTCTTATTTAGCTCCGTGTTACTTctagctattcagcaaactcaaacgaccgcccCGGGGAaaccggaatttgactttagCAACTGTTTTGAGGATCGGAGAAAACGTTGGcataagtttaatttaatacCTGCGaatttctcaataaattcaAAGTCAGGATTGGTCTTGATCTATTTGTAAAGGAGTATCTTTTGGTTGTACAGAAACACAATTATTCCATAACGATCGAAGAGTTATCCgtttcttcctctgctttttTTGAGTTCGAAGCAGCAAATGTCAGGTATACCATATAGTATGAAATATACTGACCCTGCCGAAATTCGAGAGGTGAAATGTAAATCCAATGTGCTGCAAATGGAAATGCTCGCTGAATTTTAAACGAAACTATTTCGTTtacaaggtttgtccggaaagtaatagcaCTGATTTTTTCATCCGCGAATGTACTTCGGAGTGGGGGTGCACCTGGAGAGTTAgcacaaacattttcgaaaatgcagcgttcgttaaaTCAGagatacgcgattaaattctgtgtgaaactcggtaaatccaAGCAGCacgcacctcggctctcaagccTATTCCGGAGAATGACTTTCGTGATGCCtttaatgcttggaaatcgcgctgcaTTGACACATAAGGAGTCtactttgaaagcttttaaataattgtaacgattagttcaataaatgtttttaaatcaaCTCAATCCTactactttccggacaaacccgaatatgtaaatacatttggGGGTGTCACACTGTCTGTGAAACACGACCGCCGTTAGAAAACCCTTTTCTTGAACTCATGATTTGACAGAATTTATGTGATGTAGCGCTTCTGGTACGCACctatgtatatacctatatatactCACATATATCACTCCATAATGGTAAAGTAAAACAAAGtgtattttaaaacatttctaATTCATtctatatttacataatttataaaatttcatatgaaaactaaatacatacatacacatataagtaGAATAAAAAAAGTACTTAACAATTAAGCATCTAAATTCACTAAATTTACGTGCAGTCCGGATAGCACTCCGGAAATTTTCGGCATTTATAAAATGGCATATCGAATTTCTCGGATGAATCCATTCATATTGTCTAAATACATCCCTGCTGGTGAAtggtgaatattttttgaatgcCGCGTTCAATTTAAATTCGAATTTTCTAACGAGTTCATTGCACACAATTTTCGGCAGAGATTCTAAAATGGTTTTAAACAAGTTCAATGTGTATAAGAAAATAAAGCTGAACCATAGAGCTTGTAAAATAAGTTAGTTTGTTTAGAAATTGTCAGCTAAGTCCGAGTACAAGTACTGATAACAAGTCCAATCAATCTGCTGATTTAAGCTTCTAttgttgttttgtatatttttttaatttgcactAGATTGCAAATTCGCCATGATCAGGTTCAAGTCCACAAGGGCGACGGAACTCTTGATTTCGTTCATGTATCCATTTGTTGGaaactgaaaaatattcaatatcgaagattataaatttcattgcaaattaatatattttaattttttcttacccCATTTAGAGCCTGTAAGAACGGGGCAGGCGGCATGACGAGTTCTGTAATCGCCTTCACCGGATTTGTGCAAATTGTACCAAAAAGCGGCCGATCCCTTCTTGGGCCACAAAGCAATACGTATATTTGTGAAGACGGTGGCGCCACCTTGTTCTACGTCGCTCATCTGTAAGGTATGAAATATAAGGAAAGAATATGAAATAAGTGTTAAGTTAAGTTTGTGCCAGTTAAGAGTACATTCGAAAACAATTCTAAGGCTGTAATTTTATGAAGAACCTCTCCGGTCGAGCCCCAAACCTGGAGAAGTGCTAAGAGAGAATCGACAGAAGTGCTAAgagtggttatagccgagttaacaacagcgagccagtcgtttcttcctttCGCTTTTTGGCGTCAATTCGAGATTTGATATTGCTGTTGGTATTGAAGCAGGTTCCAAGAGtgatgcgatgactgtttgtttgatgacaggagatattgcGTCTTGTTCTCGTTCGCAACCAGACGTTCGTTTATAAATTAATGTGTTACAAATGTGTACTCTCTCATTCTCTGACAAAACTAGTTTAGACAGAAGAAACAGTATGCCAACAGAAACGACAATGGATATATAATACATAGATATAATTATACTAAACATAAACCAAGCTCATCCTCTCATGGTGTTATAAAATAATAGACCCTTAACCTTTCTACTTCAAAAATACTCACATAGAAGAGCACCGTTGCAATGCGGTTGCCAGTATTGAGCCCTTGGAAAGCGCGAACTTCATCTTTCTGTAAAATATTCCAATTAATTCCTTTccgaattataattatattccaCTCTTACGCACCCTTGCAAAATCAAAGTGTGGTTCATAGTGTCCCCCTATGCCATAGTTCACAACTTGCAATTCTTCCGCCACGCTCATATCTAGACCCGTCATATCCTCCGTGCGTTGCACAATATTCTCAATGATCTCGTGCTCTTCTGTGCGTAACCAAGCCGATTTACTGATACGATAATTAGCGGTTTCCAATTCACCAGTCACCGAATTCTGTACCGTAGCGCGACGGAAGCGTGGACGTGCCATCTTCTTTATCAACTCAATCTCGTTATCTCGCATTACGTCATGATAGATCACAATGTATGGATCCAAGTAGGCTTCTTCGAGTTTAAGTGGTCCTAAACGCAGGAACGGCACGTTATTATTCACATAGCGACAGCGCAATGGACGCAAATCCGCTGGCGACGGCTTCAGTTCGCCACGACAAAGCATTTCGTAAGATTTGCGCTCGTTGAAAGTATATAAGCTGGGATCGCCTTTGCTGATGGGCTGTAATCAAGGAGCATAGAAAAAGGTTTATGTAAGCAATTTGTTAGTTTTCTATTGTTAAATCACAAAGTACTCACCAAGTCGGAGACCGGTGTGCTGTCACTGCCATCGTCACCTTTAACTTTACTTTCAGCTTTAAGCTCGGCAATTTCCTTCTCGTAGAACACCTTATTACCACGAGCGCGTTCATGATCGGGTGTTAATTCTAGCAGTTCATTAGTCATCGTGAGTGCGCTTTCAACGTTACCTGTAATGGGTTAAGAATGAGTGACTTACTGACTTGGTATGTGCCTATAAGTATGCAATGAAAACTTGATAAGAAAATATTGCAAGCTATAAAGTACAGGGTGATCACGACTTAGATTTTGCACATTTCGAAATTCTCGTAAATTTATGCTGATTTTATAAACTCACAAACAATTTTGATATGCcaattggtttttgtttttgttgtcgaaattactttcttttaaaatcattataattttttttgaaaaactctgaATTACCTTGTTTGTAGGTGGAAAATGCCAGATATTCCAAAATATCGGCGCGTGTGAAAGTTTGTGTTTGATTGTGTGGTTCCTCTTGGAGGCGTGTCATTGCCTCATTCATCCATAAAACTGTGTGGTAATAATCATGATTGACATAAGATTGGCGACCCAACTCGAAGCAGTCATCTGAAGACATTGCCGTACTAGAAGAAACAgcaaatatgaatgtaaattataataatatatttctacTCGTATGTGTACAATCCCTTACCTGTACTGTATGCCGTTGAGCATGCCACGTGCCACACTGGACGTATCTAGCTTATAGGTGTCTTGTAAACGCATTAACGCCACTGCCGCACCATTTAAGTCCTCATCTGAGGGAAACTTCAGGACATGTCGATAGTTGGTAATATTAGTGAGGAATTCTGGAAGATTATCCAAAGTGCAAAGGTTAGTCTACGcataagtatttaaaattaaaaaaaaaagtcaaccTACCGACGCCTACATCGTGCGCCATTAAATTCTCCACCTGCCGCCAATCGGTGGTCAATCGTTTTGTCAGCAGATATGCGTTAATGGGATTTGAGACGTAGGCCGGCATGTCTGTGGCTGCGTCTTCGTGTTCTCTTTGGTATTCGCCAAGCTTACTGtaaataaggaaaatatttgtgttattaaAGTGGCAAATCCAACAAAGAACTATTATAATGCAAATAGAAATATAGTATAAAGAGATAATATGATTCtaagtacaaacatatatatgtacgattATATCCGCAAATTATCTTGTTTTAAATCAACTGGATAATATTGTTGTAACTTTCACCTGCAAAAATTTTTACAGCAGAGCAGAGCTCAAACTTAGCGAGATAATTTTTCCTTTCTAAAATACTATAATGAACAAAaactagtaagactttgttcacaattttaaaattcttcttcaattattcttcaaaatctatgtcgtccccctcaaagtaatcccctttgGCCCCAATACTCTCGCGCAAACGTTTCTCCTATTTCTCGCCACAGTCGTTAATgacaatttccggaatagccttcaatgcgagtagcgattcacgtttcaTGTCTTCAATTGGCTTAAAACGGATTCCCCGAAGCGATCATTTGAGTTTGCTgtatagccagaagtcacatggaGGTAAATAGGGTGGATGCGGCAccatattggttgaaaatttggcgaaaaactcacgaaaaatcaatgcagtatatcgtgctgcaaaaaccaagagttgtcggcaaTAATTCCGGCCTATTTTTACGAATACTcgtagcttcgcgcaaacgacacataacactcaaatagtatgccttgttgacagtttggtcagTCGAaaagaattcggagtgcaccacacttcGATAATCGAATAGAACTGtcagcatcaccttgatttgacctgctttgacaaggtttacatttttaacagttttagTTTTACTTTTACTATAATTGGCAACTctgctttaaaatatataaatacagagTTCTCAAACACTTTGACAAAGTCTTTCTGAAACCTTTCacgtttaaaacaaaattttcagttataatacTTTCTACAATacttttcaattgaaatttttcagaGAGATCTGctatttttacattattatttttttgtctacatGGTCCAAAAAAGATGATTTCAACATAAAGTAGACCATTTCAGTTCTTCTGGAATAAAATTAGATAAATTTGCCGATAAACGGTCACAATCCCATTTAAATTAGATCATTCTAGATCGGACGTTTTCGAGCGAAATTAAGTTCGACGAAGAGGCCCCTTTCTGgcgtatgtaaacaagcaaaatttactCATTTGGGACTAAGAGGAACATGAAGGGATTCAAGAGCTGGCATAtgtattatttagaaaaaataacggtttggtgtggtttgtgtgtcggtgaaatcatcggtctatatatatatatatgttcatatatatcttcaaaaattttttccggtgagaacgtaacagtcaatggcgaccattatcgcgccatgataaccgactatttgatggtTAAAATAGAAACTCCTGATCTTGacacatttggtttcaacaagacggcgccacttcccacataacgcaccaatcaatggatttattgagagaacagatccttgaacagataatttcacgattatttgatatcacaccattaaactttttcctgCGGGAATATGCAAGgtgtaaagtctatgcgaacaaaattggactcaacgaatggaccatctgtAACGTAGCCGCGTTGACagagataatattaaaaaaaaaataaatggc comes from the Bactrocera dorsalis isolate Fly_Bdor unplaced genomic scaffold, ASM2337382v1 BdCtg260, whole genome shotgun sequence genome and includes:
- the LOC105231757 gene encoding prolyl 4-hydroxylase subunit alpha-1 translates to MTSQAQLQIVTKRKLNLNGKIGPTIHCHLALFFIALWTVTCQAEYFSSIDSIPVLAIAEEDLIEWYGNFLDSQEQDFAVYRNFLERVKEEHELALEDPEAYLGNPINAYKLIKRTVVDWAAIVGNVRNSTALQALKANLTSLTSAMPLPDISELRGAAKGLGRLQTMYNLKTPDLADGVINGVYYGSELSAHECFEIGSNLFEAKEYPLAKEWLQLVLKLIYKGETARIKTSGDFYGDFDGDVDDEEITEPEANEVSGIEDEKQQTKEALDAEMSRNRAEYDNEYDNDDDDDDDDEDYGMEDLIYEPRYGVFAPVVLYDWDENGNIINQTDIERSDNLNNKTSAFDQDSLTNKLLNETLEYLALTSLELGERKETEIYINEILDINPEHAFKDLLLFMNIKESQNRAAFDSLIDLQRYEWFANYSRLCQGEQVEQKERHQLKCKLDTHNHPLFILAPLRKEELHADPEIVVYHGLLSDKHIVDILEQSEAHMVRSRVGGVDEFTVRDVRVSQQAWLTYHSPTLKYIHRTVSAISGFDLSNAEDMQVANYGIGGQYDPHHDFFDNFDHKAKSPWIGNRIATHLFFASDVEQGGYTVFPLLNVYAKPVKGSMVMWRNLHKSLDPDRRTLHAGCPVVKGTKRICNIWVRSGYQEFSHPCGLVRDNHKSAYVK
- the LOC105231760 gene encoding prolyl 4-hydroxylase subunit alpha-1 (The sequence of the model RefSeq protein was modified relative to this genomic sequence to represent the inferred CDS: added 218 bases not found in genome assembly), which produces MMYPNQGGVVLTHLTKLLSICFVLCTLTIRCTNSEVYTALAEMEELLETESVLITSLDGYLKVQQQKLDYLKNKLGEYQREHEDAATDMPAYVSNPINAYLLTKRLTTDWRQVENLMAHDVGVEFLTNITNYRHVLKFPSDEDLNGAAVALMRLQDTYKLDTSSVARGMLNGIQYSTAMSSDDCFELGRQSYVNHDYYHTVLWMNEAMTRLQEEPHNQTQTFTRADILEYLAFSTYKQGNVESALTMTNELLELTPDHERARGNKVFYEKEIAELKAESKVKGDDGSDSTPVSDLPISKGDPSLYTFNERKSYEMLCRGELKPSPADLRPLRCRYVNNNVPFLRLGPLKLEEAYLDPYIVIYHDVMRDNEIELIKKMARPRFRRATVQNSVTGELETANYRISKSAWLRTEEHEIIENIVQRTEDMTGLDMSVAEELQVVNYGIGGHYEPHFDFARKDEVRAFQGLNTGNRIATVLFYMSDVEQGGATVFTNIRIALWPKKGSAAFWYNLHKSGEGDYRTRHAACPVLTGSKWVSNKWIHERNQEFRRPCGLEPDHGEFAI